In Pleurocapsa sp. PCC 7319, the following are encoded in one genomic region:
- the ndhL gene encoding NAD(P)H-quinone oxidoreductase subunit L: protein MLLTETTLVALLYLVLSGTYLLVLPALVYLYLKNRWYVASSIERLIMYLFVFLSFPGMLLLSPFLNFRPKRRDLKA, encoded by the coding sequence ATGTTATTGACAGAAACTACTCTAGTCGCCTTGTTATATCTAGTTTTAAGTGGCACATATCTTTTGGTACTCCCCGCATTGGTTTATTTATATCTCAAAAACCGTTGGTATGTTGCTAGTTCCATAGAACGACTAATCATGTATCTTTTTGTATTTTTGAGCTTTCCTGGAATGTTACTGCTTAGTCCCTTTCTCAACTTTCGTCCCAAACGCCGCGATCTAAAAGCCTAA